Proteins encoded in a region of the Streptomyces sp. NBC_00310 genome:
- the efeU gene encoding iron uptake transporter permease EfeU yields MFANYLIGLREGLEASLVVCILIAYLVKTDRRDALKPIWIGIGVAVGLALAFGCVLEFGSQELTFKAQEALGGSLSIIAVVLVTWMVFWMRRTARHLKADLHGKLDAALRMGTGALVATAFLAVGREGLETSLFVWTSVRASNDGTEGPLVGVLLGLATAVVLGWLFYRGALRINLAKFFTWTGGMLVVVAAGVLAYGFHDLQEADFLPGLTDKAFDITGTIPPDSWYGTLLKGVFNFQPDPTVLQVTVWGLYLIPTFALFLAPVGFASGKGKVKIPDEQGARGSEPTKAS; encoded by the coding sequence GTGTTCGCGAACTATCTGATCGGTCTGCGGGAGGGCCTGGAGGCCAGTCTCGTCGTCTGCATCCTCATCGCCTATCTGGTGAAGACGGACCGCCGGGACGCGCTGAAGCCCATCTGGATCGGCATCGGGGTCGCCGTGGGGCTGGCCCTCGCCTTCGGCTGCGTCCTCGAATTCGGCTCCCAGGAGCTGACGTTCAAGGCGCAGGAGGCGCTCGGCGGCTCCCTGTCGATCATCGCGGTGGTCCTGGTGACCTGGATGGTCTTCTGGATGCGGCGCACGGCCCGCCATCTGAAGGCCGACCTGCACGGCAAGCTGGACGCGGCCCTCCGGATGGGCACGGGCGCCCTGGTGGCGACCGCGTTCCTCGCGGTGGGCCGGGAGGGCCTGGAGACCTCGCTGTTCGTGTGGACGTCGGTGCGGGCGTCGAACGACGGCACCGAGGGCCCGCTGGTCGGCGTCCTGCTGGGCCTGGCGACGGCCGTCGTGCTCGGCTGGCTGTTCTACCGGGGCGCCCTGCGCATCAACCTCGCCAAGTTCTTCACCTGGACCGGCGGCATGCTCGTGGTCGTCGCGGCCGGTGTCCTCGCGTACGGCTTCCACGACCTCCAGGAGGCCGACTTCCTGCCCGGCCTGACGGACAAGGCGTTCGACATCACGGGGACGATCCCGCCGGACAGCTGGTACGGCACCCTCCTGAAGGGCGTCTTCAACTTCCAGCCCGACCCGACCGTCCTCCAAGTCACGGTCTGGGGCCTGTATCTGATCCCGACGTTCGCGCTGTTCCTCGCCCCGGTAGGGTTCGCCTCCGGGAAGGGGAAGGTGAAGATTCCTGATGAGCAGGGTGCGCGGGGTTCGGAGCCCACGAAGGCTTCGTGA
- a CDS encoding bifunctional DNA primase/polymerase: MSATFGGRSGRQGRFSEWLRARRTSGPLDGTADDAGREELLLAAAAAGLPLAPAAYPSGYRCSCDRVGCPTPARHPVSFAWQTQSTTDRTQIERWARHQPQANFITATGMVHDVLDVPLAAGQEAVERLLASGIEVGPVAEFESESENGRLLFFTLTRGTPEDEDEWWPCELDCHPETMDEHPGLRWHCRGSYVLVPPARLPGDLSVRWVRGPEHPLPDPLTLLEILTDSCSRHVGEQPDHTDAAWPSRG; this comes from the coding sequence ATGAGCGCGACGTTCGGTGGCCGGAGCGGTCGGCAGGGCAGGTTCTCCGAGTGGCTGCGCGCCCGTCGTACCAGCGGCCCGCTCGACGGGACCGCCGACGACGCCGGCCGTGAGGAGCTGCTGCTCGCCGCCGCCGCTGCCGGACTCCCGCTCGCGCCCGCCGCGTACCCCTCGGGCTACCGGTGCTCCTGTGACCGCGTCGGCTGTCCCACCCCCGCCCGGCACCCGGTGTCGTTCGCCTGGCAGACGCAGTCCACCACCGACCGCACCCAGATCGAGCGCTGGGCCCGGCACCAGCCGCAGGCCAACTTCATCACCGCCACCGGAATGGTCCACGACGTGCTGGACGTACCGCTCGCCGCCGGGCAGGAGGCCGTCGAGCGGCTGCTCGCCTCCGGGATCGAGGTGGGGCCCGTCGCGGAGTTCGAGTCCGAGTCCGAAAACGGACGGCTCCTCTTCTTCACCCTCACCCGGGGCACCCCCGAGGACGAGGACGAGTGGTGGCCCTGCGAGCTGGACTGCCACCCGGAGACCATGGACGAACATCCGGGGCTGCGCTGGCACTGCCGCGGGTCCTACGTCCTGGTCCCGCCGGCCCGGCTCCCCGGCGACCTCTCCGTCCGCTGGGTACGCGGCCCCGAGCACCCGCTGCCGGACCCGCTGACCCTGCTGGAGATCCTCACCGACTCCTGCTCCCGCCATGTGGGCGAGCAGCCGGACCACACCGACGCGGCCTGGCCCTCCAGGGGCTGA
- a CDS encoding TetR/AcrR family transcriptional regulator, whose protein sequence is MAKKTAPDSARRSEKSRRAIYDAALALVGEVGYQKTTIEGIAARAGVGKQTIYRWWSSKGEVLLEAFLDLQEQAAEQVAEPGQEPEDYAIPDTGDLAADLKCVLRATVDELLDPKFEVPSRALAAAGVVDEKLTKEFVAQLLEPQLQFYVQRLKAAQDVGQVRQDLDPRIALELFVSPLAQRWLQRTGPISYEYTDKLVDYALHGLAPR, encoded by the coding sequence ATGGCCAAAAAGACCGCCCCTGATTCCGCCCGGCGCAGCGAGAAGTCCCGTCGCGCCATCTACGACGCCGCCCTCGCCCTCGTGGGCGAGGTCGGCTACCAGAAGACGACCATCGAGGGCATCGCCGCCCGCGCCGGCGTCGGGAAGCAGACGATCTACCGGTGGTGGTCCTCGAAGGGGGAGGTGCTGCTGGAGGCGTTCCTCGATCTGCAGGAACAGGCCGCCGAGCAGGTGGCGGAGCCGGGACAGGAGCCCGAGGACTACGCCATCCCGGACACCGGCGACCTCGCGGCCGACCTCAAGTGCGTCCTGCGGGCCACCGTCGACGAACTCCTCGATCCGAAGTTCGAGGTGCCCTCCCGTGCCCTCGCCGCCGCGGGCGTCGTCGACGAAAAGCTCACGAAGGAGTTCGTGGCCCAGCTCCTCGAACCCCAACTCCAGTTCTACGTGCAGCGGTTGAAGGCCGCGCAGGACGTGGGCCAGGTCAGGCAGGATCTCGACCCGCGCATCGCCCTCGAACTCTTCGTCTCACCCCTCGCCCAGCGCTGGCTCCAGCGGACGGGACCCATCTCCTACGAGTACACGGACAAACTCGTCGACTACGCCCTCCACGGCCTCGCGCCCCGCTGA